tctactgagggcaactaagtgagactctgtctttacaaaaaaaaaaaaaagaaagagggcggcgcctgtggctcaaggagtagggcgcgggtcccatatgccagaggtggcaggttcaaacctagccccggccaaaatccaaaaaaaaaaaaagaaagaaaacaataatttctTAGAGGTTAAGTAGGTTACCGTGCTATACAAGATGCTAAAAGGCTCAGCGCCAGTAGTTGTGTCTCAATAAAACTATTTGCAGGCACTGAAATTTGTATTTCATATCGTTTTCGTGTGTTATGAAAAATTCTAATGCTGTTAGCTCCATCCCCAACCGTGCAGGCAAACAAATCTATTCTTAGGTTTCCCGGGCACATGAAAATAGGCAGTAGGGTACTAGTTTGTTCACTGATTTGGAAGATTGTCTCTTATCGTAAAATCCTCCCTAGTAACTTATTTGTGGAAAAGAATAAACACTGTCCTCTTAGCAGAATATATAACAAAGATTCTGGAAAACAATGGGTGATAGCGGCAAAAAGAAATGGGCGGAGCACTCTCCCACTGGGAGATAACAGTTGTTCCTCCAGAATACCAGGGACCCAAGACTTCAGAAGGAGAGAATAGAAGGGGAAATTGCCGCTCCTAAGGACTTTCTAAGGGCCCTGGGCACTGTACCGAACATTTTCCTAGACTACCTCATTTAAACGGCACAGCGTCTCTGCTCGGAGGATGtcattttcctctccttttcgCAGATGAAAAAAGGGCTTAAGGAGTTTAAGTCAAAGATGCAGTCAGGGAGCCAGTAAGTAATCCAGCAAACCGCAGAAAGCAGGGCCACCACGCCCACTTGCTCCCGCAGCCGCGGCCAGAAGCAACAACCTTAGTAGCAGGGTCATGCGGTCCTCGCTGCGGGCCTGCTGGCCGCCGGCGGCCTGGGGCGGCCCGCCTGCCTCGCCTGCCCCTCCGTTGTCCGCGGTCTCGGCTTGCTCCTCGGGCTGCCTCTCCATCGCTGGCGAGGGCGAAGGTATACAGCATCCAGGGAAAGAGGCCGCTCGCGAGCAGGCCACTTTCCCGCCTAAAAATTGACCCCGGTAGCCCCGCCCCTTCCTCCCAGAGGCCCACCACTTCCGCCCCGCCTTCCAGTTGTCATGGTTACTGTTCTTCCAGGCTCTACTTGCTGAAATAGTTACTGACGACTACTAAAATAGGTGTCCCTGTTGGGCTGGGAAAGATAAATATTCAGGGTTACttagagtttgtttgtttgttttgagacagtctcactatgtcgccctgggtagagtgctgtggcatcacagctcacagcaacctcaaactcttgggctcaagcgattctcttgcctcagccgcccaggtagctgggactgtgcgccgctacaacgcccggctattttttgttgcagttgtcattgtcgttttagctggctgggccgggttcgaacacgccagcctcagcgtatgtaactggcgcagtaaccactgtgctacgggcgcccagCCGGAGTAAAGTTTTGATCTGATCTCATGAGGTCCatagtgctctttttttttttttttttgtagagacagagtctcactttatggcccttggtagagtgccgtggcctcacacagctcacagcaacctccaactcctgggcttaagcgattctcctgcctcagcctcccgagcagctgggactggcACAGGCagtcgccacaatgcccagctattttttggttgcagtttggccggggccgggtttgaacccgccaccctcggcatatcgggccggcgccctaccggctgaaccacaggcgccgcccccatagtGCTCTTTTAGCAGAGAAAGGAATAGCTTCAGTTCAGGGCCACCCAGAACGCCCACATACAAGACAGTGCAGACGCTTGAACCACAGAATTCCAGCGTGCACTGGTGCTTCTGCTTGCATggtgcttttttctcatttttacagatggaaaaaggGCTTAAGGAGTTTAAGTCCATGTTGCAGTCAGGGAGCCAATAAGTAATCAAGTAGGAACTGGAACCCCAGACTTCCAACCCGTGCTGGCACTTCATTCTGCTATCAGTATAATTGGCACTATTTGTAATTAAATTTGGGTGCCTCCGAGAGTCTGCTTTGTGATTCCACAGGTTGCCATTGAGCTATTAGCTGTGCAATGAGGgggggaaaatagaaaaaatgcagGACATATAAATGCCTGATGTACTTGTAATTTTTCATTATAGACGGTCACATAAAGGTCACTGTGTTCTTGTGGCATTAGCACAGCAACTCAAACCTCTTTGAACAAGACAGCCAGAATTCTTTTGCTGCTGGTTTCCTCCTAGTTGAACTTGAATCTACAGTGCTGTTTTCTTCCTCTCCATTATCAAAGAGCTACAGCTCCTGGCAAAACTCAAGTCAAAAGGCACAATAGGATGTAAAATAAGTTTACTGGCCCTAAATCCAACTCACTGAGCATTTTCTTTTCACTGATTGTTTGTCAAGACCTTTTTTCTTCGTTTTAAGCAGGCTCaggttaggtttgaacctgccactcagTTACACAAGGCTGGTGTTCTAACCATCAAGCTGCAGATATCCAGCCCCTTTTCACTGTTTTTATAAGAAAGTGATCTCCCTGTTTACTTTTTCACTTTATCATTTATTGTGGATACCTTCTGCTATCTCCCAATCGTGACATCCATTTAGCTGCCTATCAGATATCCACTGGCCAAATTTGGGACAATAATAATGCGATGGTTATCCACCCCGATTATCCATCAGAATAATAGGAAGGgcttaaataaaacatattcctgGATGCCTCTAGGTTCCTGATTTGCATATTTCCAACACATCCCTGGGTAAAGTAGTGTTGCTGACTGGAGATGACAGTTTGAAAACTAGCACCATtaggggtgcctgtggctcagtgagtagggcaccggccccatatactgaggttagcaggttcaaacccagcccaggccaaactgcaacaaaaaatagccaggcattgtggcaggcgcctgtgtctgaaaaacaaacaaacaacgacaacaaccaaaaaaagcaaagaaaaaccaTTCTTTTTATATCTAACGACTATTTAAAGAAGTCAAGTACTTATCcacaaagaaaactatttttttttttttttagagatagagtcttatttggtcgccctcggtagagtgctgtagtgtcacagctcacagcaacctccatctcctgggcttaggcaattctcttgcctcagccttcctagtagttgggattacaggcgcccctcttaacgcccggctattttttgattgcagtttggctggggtcaggttcaaacttgccaccctcggtatatgagactggcaccctactcactcgGCCACAAGTGCGACCTCCAAAAAAACATTTAACAGTTTCAAaagcacaccttttgggggcccGGTGTGGTGAGAGTTGCCTGTAGTCGCAACTACTCTTAAGATTGAGACAGGATcatttgggcccaggagtttgaggctgcagtgagctaggtaACACTCCAGTCCACTCAGGATAGCAGAAGGAAAACTCATCAGAAAAAACATaatggtgcctttttttttttttgagtcaccctaggtagagtgctgtgatgtcatagttcatagcaacctcaaactctgctcaaatgatcctcttgcctcagtttttctacttttagtagagacggggggtTGCTTTTCCTCAGGTTGGTTttaactcatgaactcaagcaattcaccctcttcaacctcccagagtgctaggtgtgagcTGCTATGCCCAGCCATTAGTGCTTTTTTAtacgccatttttttttttttttttgtagagacagtctcaccttatggccctcggtagagtgccgtggtctcacacagctcacagcaatctccaactcctgggcttaagggattctcctgcctcagcctcccgagtagctgggactacaagcgcccgccacaacgcccggctattttttggttgcagtttggccggggccgggtttgaaaccgccaccctcggtgtatggggccggcgccctaccgactgagccacaggcgccgccctatacgccatctttttttagagacagtcttattttgtgagagttacTATGCCCAACCATTAGTGCTTTTTTATAcgccatcttttttctttttttttttagagacaagagtcttattttgttgccctcggtagagtgctgtggcgtcacggcgcacagcaacccccagctcttgggcttaggtgattctcttgcctcagcctcctgagtagctgggactacaggcgcccaccacaacacctggctatttttttgttgcagtttggccaggggtggttttgaacccaccacccttggtacatgaggccagcgccctactcactgaggcacaggcgccatcCAACAGTAAAACTttagtattgggcggcgcctgtggctcagttgataaggcgccagccccatatacctagggtggcgagttcaaacctggccccggccaaactgcaaccaaaaaatagccgggcattgtggcaggcgcctgtagtcccagctattcgggaggctgaggcaagagaatcgcttaggcccaggagttggaggttgctgtgagctgtgatgccaccgcactctactgagggccataaattgagactctatctctacaaaaaacaaacaaacaaaaaaaaaactttagtatCATAATCTTCGGGGCTCAACGCCTGTAGTTCAGTAAGGGCctggccacatactctgagggtggtgggttcgagcccagcctgggcctgctaaacaatgacagctgcaaccagaaATAGCCacgtattgtggtgggcacctgtagtgccagctacttgggaggctgaggcaagagaatcgcttaagcccaagagtttgaggttgctgtgagctgtgacgtcacagtactctaccgaggctgacatagtgagactcttggctccaaaaaaaaaaaaaataataatcgtCATCTTTGGGACCACTGGGTTCCTATGTAGTCACTCCATCTTCGATCAGAAAGTCATTACATAGTGATGTTTCTGTACTCTGTAATGTGATGCACAAATACAGGTAGATCTATACATGTCGAAAATAACAACTATGCATACAGAATGaaccttttaaaaaatccccATAACAATTTATATCCATGTCCCTATTTATACAAGGTTAACAATCCAAACCACCAATGTTCTTCAGGTAAATGGGATTCAGAAGATAGGAGAGTGAGGGATGGGtacattaacttttttaaaaaggacacaTTTGTATGTTTTGagcatccttttattttcttaaccaaacacaaaaacataaaacGAAAACTCGGCTTAGAGTATAAATTAAaactcatttttgttgttgttgtttttttttttttgtagagacagagtctcactttatggccctcggtagagtgctgtggcctcacacagctcacagtaacctccaactcctgggcttaagcgattctcttgcctcagcctcccgagtagctgaaaaCTCATTTTTGAGATGGAAAATTTGGAAAGATACTAGCTAAAGCTGTTCAAccaccaaataaacaaaaaaaaaacaaaatagggacTTGGGACTAGGCAGTAGACTTGTATTTTCCCCCCCACCCAAGACAAAAAGTCttcatttgtcaccctcagtagagtcctgtggtgtcataggtcacagcaacatcaaaatccggctcaagcaattttcttgcttcagcctcccaagtagctgggactacaggcacccgccatacacattgcatggctatttttagagataacatctcactctggctcaggctggtctccaactcaagcTCAGggtatccacctgcctcagcctcccagagtgctaggattatagatgtgaaccaccacaGCAGGCCTAGACCTGTACTTTTTAAAGAGAACTAGAGAGGCTGCATGGGTGGCTTACacctttaattctagcactctaggagggccaggcaggtggattgcttaagctcaggagtttaagaccagcctaagcaagcatgagaccttgtctataaaaatagctgggcattgtggcaggtacctatagtcccagctacttgggaagctgaggcaagaggatcacttaagtccaaaagtttgaagttgctgtaagctatgatggtatgacactctacctagggtgacaaggtgagattgtctcaaaaaaaaaaaaaaaaaaaaagctatctagaataaaataaaataaaataaaatacaactggCAGGAGATTCTCCAAGCTTACATGGTGTATGccctatgaaaataaaaaattttaggatcggtgcctgtggttcaagcggctaaggcaccagccacatacacctgagctggtgggttcaaatccagcgcaggcctgccagacaacaatgatggctgcaaccaaaaaatagccgggtgttgtggcaggtgcctgtaagtcccagctacttgggaggcagaggcagaagaaatcatttgagcccaggagttggaggtagctatgataccacagcactctacccagggcgacagcttgatggtctgtctcgaaaaaaaaaaaaaaaaaaaggaatagatttTAAATACCTTTACCACACCTCAGTACCtcatatttataaagtaaaagcCAGATACATAAAATAAGAACCAAGCATGTAGGCATAAAAAACagttatatagaaaaaaaaaaaaggaaagaaaagaaagaaactactaTATACAATTACATACATCAATTGGGTCTTCAGGTAAAGTGaaaaacagtttaaaatattCCCGACGATACCTTTTGAGACAAGTTATAGGTTGATTACCCTGGAGTGAAGTAACCATATTCAAAGGAGCTAAACTAAAAAAGGCCACAAActttattaaaagtaaatgaaacatTAATATGTACAGATGGCACATGGTgccaattttattcgcagatataGTATCAAGTTTACAAGTTACACCTTTGCCACAGCCTTGGCTAAATCTTGAACTAATGCAGAATTTAGCTGTGCTACAGTGCTGATCTTAGCATGCTTAGATGTGGCATACTTGTTCTTGATAGCCTAAAAGACAAAAAGCAtaccaattaaaaacaaaaagaaaaatcacaagacCTAATTATACAGATATTTACACATTGACACCTTAAACTATGCAGGCACACAATCTGAATTGTCATTTGGCAACATCTTACAATGCCACTGAATTAACTGACTCACCATGTGCTTTGTAAGCCCTTGATTTACCATGACAATATTCTTAGCCAGGTGCTGCATAACAGGAAGAAGGGATTCTTCAGTGTATGATAAGTAATGCTGTAGAGTTGGTGTCTAGGACAAACAAATGTTAATGTTAAAAGGGCTCATCACCCcctgaatattttgaaattaaaaaaaataaaatttgggcagggcctgtggctcagtgggtaagagtgccagtcccatataccaagagaGGCAGATTTGAActcggccctgaccaaactgcagaacaaaaaaatagccaggtgttgtggcaggcgctggtagtcctagctgctcgggaggctgaggcaagagaatcgcctaagcccaagagctagaggttgctgtgagctgtgacgccatagtacttgaccgagggtgacaaagtaagactatctaaaacaaaaacaaaaacaacaaactgGACTGCCCTGGcggggtgcccatagctcagtgttagggtgccagtcacatgtaCCAGGActgacaggttcaaaccgggactgagcctgctaaaaaacaaacaacttcccaagtacttttttttttgagacagagcctcaagttgtcaccctgggtagagtgccgtggcatcacagctcacagcaacctccaactcctgagctcaacagattctcctgtctccgcctcccaagtagctaggactataggcacttgccacaaggtctggctttttttgattgcagccatcattgttgtttggtggcctgggctggacttgaacctgccagctcaggtgtatgtggctggtaccttagccgcttgagccacaggcactaagccactttttaattgtttatttgtcCACCCTAAAGCTAGACTCCATGTTCCTGAAGTCAACCTTCTCATTCATAGTTCTCTTCCTTCCTAGGGCCTAGGGTAGTGACGGGCACATGTAAGAATTTGttgaatcaaaaaacaaaaaaagaatttgttgtattgagtggcacctgtggctcagtggatagggcgctggccccatgtatcaAGGGTGGCAAGATTGAACTtggcccccgccaaactacaacaaaaaatagccgggcgttgtggtgggtgcctgtagtcccagctactcgggaggctgaggcaagagaattacctaagctcaggagttggaggttatgacgcgatgacactctacctagggcaataaagtgagactctggctcttaaataaaaaaatttgctgAATCAATGAATATGAAGAAACTTGTAGTATGTCATTTGACCTTAGAGTTTCTCCACCTGTAAGGAGTAATAGCTGCCCTACTTTTCTCAAAGGGAATAATAATGAAATCAGGTAAGTGAATGCATTCTATGaagacatcaaaaaaaaaaaaaccattttactCATTCCTTCACTAGACTCCATACTTAGGAATCATTTGAATTGGTCATTTAATAAATTGAATTgtcatttcatgataaaaatttctATATTCAATCAAACACCATTTACAATGTAAAAGCTTCTTAGGGAGGCTGGGCCCGGTGGGTCATGCCAGTGCcaactgtgggaggccaaggagggtgattGAGCTCAatggttggagaccagcctgagcaagagcagaccctttctctaaaaatagccggatgttgtggtgggaagttgtagtctcagctactaattagaaggctgaggcaagagaatcacaggagcccaagtgtttgaggttgctgtcagctctgatgccacagtactctactgagggagacatagtgagactgtctccaaaaaacaaacaaaaaaagcttgaTAGGGAGGCTTGGAGCAGTTcgcacctataattctagcctGGGAGGCTCTGACcccttgacctcaagagtttgagaccagcctgaataccAGCAAGATCCTAccactattaaaaaaagaaaaaacagacggcgcctgtggctcaaggagtagggcgcagatcccatatgccagaggtggcgggttcaaacctagccctggccaaaaaccacaaaaaaaaaaaaaagaggcagtgcctgtgactcaaggagtagggcgccggtcctatgccggaggtggtgggttcaaacccagccccggccaaaaaagaaaaaaaaaaaaaattacccagagtATATGGtagtgcttatagtcccagctacttgggtggttgggaaaggatgattgcttgaacccaagagtttgaggttgttgtgagttagcctaacaccatggcattctatagTCTGGGCAACAACAGTGATACTTTGTCTCCAAAAGTTTTCTTAGGGAGGTGTcagtagctcagtcggcagggtgccggccacatacatctagGATGATGGGTTCCTACCTGGCTttggcctgctaagcaacaatgacaactgtagccaaaaaatagtcccagctacttgggaggctgaggcaagagaatcgcttaagccgagagtttgaggttgctgtgagctgtgacgccacagcactttacccagggcaacacagtgagactctgtcttaaagataagaaaaaaaagttttcttgtattaaaaaaatttttttaaaaaggaagaaaaaggttggtaagccaggcacagaagctcatgcctttaatcaggctggggcaggaggcttgatcacttgagaccaggctTTGGATGTTACCATGACCTATCCTACCACTGCATTCCGACTGGGATAGACAGCAAAACCTTGTTTgtcttaaatacaaaaataaaagcttggggcggcgcctgtggctcagtctgtagggcgccagccccatataccgagggtgacgggttcaaacccggccccggccaaactgcaaccaaaaaatagccgggcgtgtggcgggcgcctgtaatcccagctacttgggaggctgaggcaagagaatcgcttaagcccaggagttggaggttgctgtgagctgtgtgaggccacggcactctaccgagggccataaggtgagactctgtctctacaaaaaataaataaataaaataaaagcttggTAGTTTTGTGGGACAGTGCTTACCCATTCACCATTATCCAAAATCTTCAATGCTAAGCAAAAAGCTCCTGCTGCAATTTGAGAAGGAGCAAAGTGCACCATCTCGTAGTCCAACATAGTCAGTTCCATCAGGTATTTGGCCAAAGTATGTTGCTCAACATCAACCTGCAACAAAACCCACACAACACAGCTTCTTTTAGAGAATTTTACATTGCCAACAACCTGCATGCCCAGATTTGTAATTACAAATGTCTGTCCACAAACCCTCAAATGTAACTGCCCAGATAATAATATGCAGCCTGACTGaaagatgaactttttttttagagacagagtctcactttgtcaccctcagtagtgtgccatggcatcacacctcacagcaacctccagctcttgggcttaagtgattctcttgcctcagcctcccgagtagctgggattacaggcgcctgccacaatgcctggctagaaaGATGAACATCTTTATCACTTCCTCATACAGTATTTAATATACACTATTTGAATTAAACCTGCTTGGTCAGCATCAGTGTTCCCTAATGTACCACACTAAGGTTTCTCAAGAAACCTGTACCTCTCCAATCTTAGATGCTCTCCGGAGGAAGTGCAGGGGTAGAGGCCGACCCAGACTGAAGTTTAAAGCTCTTAAAATCTTCATTTCCATCTGTCTGATTTGGTGCTTAGTGTAAGTATTGTCAGTCACAAAAGCAAAGTCACCAATTTCTGGAGGGTACATTTCTTCATATTTGCTTGCAATAAACATGGCAGTGACACCAACCAGCTGTAGCATCTTCTTGGGTACACAATTATTCTGCAATGAGAATTTCAACTGAATAAATAGGTATTATGTATAGAAAAAGGAGACACAGAACTGTGAAGAGGTGGTAAAGACACACTCCCAAACAAAACCTCAATTAATGGCATCTTGTCCTGAGACAGATTttagctgagaaaagaaatatatcattttcttctgattctgAAAGGGAGCACCTTCAATTACTGAATCATACTCACCTGCATGAACCGATCAATAATGGAAACAGTCATGTACATAGTCTCCTGCAGCAACCTGAATTTCATTTGAACTTGTACTAGCCAGTCAATCAGGATGGCTCTCATGTTTCCAGTGATTTCCTGACCCACTAGATATTTCGGTCTGACTGCTTGCTCTTCCTGCAAAAGAGAATGCCGATTATCTTTACAAGCAAGACTCCATGTGGTGTTATGTCCAGAAAGATCAGTTTGTTAATACAGTATAACTCTGGAGCATTATAGACTCTATAATAGTCCTTAATTCAATTATTCACATGGTCACTATAAACAGCACTATTACTAGGAAAGAACATTAGAAAGAACAgtgtggcacacgcctgtaatcctagcactctgggaggccgaggagggtggcacacgcctgtaatcctagcactctgggaggccgaggagggtggatagtttgagctcatgagttcgagaacagcctgagcaaaagtgagaccctatctctactaaaatagaaaaatggaggcaagaggatcacgtaagcccaagagttggaggttgctgtgagctatgatatcacagcactctacccagggtgacagcttgagactatctcaaaaaaaaaaaaaaaaaaggatagtgtACAGGTTTTTCATATTGTCACCTTACAATGTTCAATTCATCACAACCTCATACCCAATTCCTTCCAAATAAAGACGCTGCAGCCAGAACCTGAGGTTTGTCAAGTAGCATAAGTATTAATAACTCCCAAATCAGCTAGAACCCATATGCTATCACACCCCTGCCTGCTGCTCCAGGGTATAAGCCTCAATaagttaagaagaaaaatgaggcttggcgccagccacatacacctgagctggtgggttcgaatccagcctgggcccaccaaacgagggctgcaaccaaaaaagtggccaggcattgtggcggctgcctgtagtcctggctacttgggaggcggaggcaggagaatcacttgagcccaggagttgaaggttgctatgagctgtgatgccacggcactctacccagggcgacagcttgcttaagactctgtctcaaaaaataaaataaaataaaataaaaatgagccaCTAAACAGCACATAAGTTTACTAAATTGAATACAAACTTGAAAATGCGTCAAA
This Nycticebus coucang isolate mNycCou1 chromosome 1, mNycCou1.pri, whole genome shotgun sequence DNA region includes the following protein-coding sequences:
- the CCNB1 gene encoding G2/mitotic-specific cyclin-B1, with the translated sequence MALRVTRNMKINAENKAKISMAGAKRVPMAPVAASKPGLRPRTALGDIGNKVTEQLPAKMPLKKEAKTLATGKVIAKKLSKPLEKVPEPVPEPEQEPEPEPVKEEKLSPEPILVDTPSASPMETSGCAPAEEYLCQAFSDVILAVNDVDAEDGADPNLCSEYVKDIYAYLRQLEEEQAVRPKYLVGQEITGNMRAILIDWLVQVQMKFRLLQETMYMTVSIIDRFMQNNCVPKKMLQLVGVTAMFIASKYEEMYPPEIGDFAFVTDNTYTKHQIRQMEMKILRALNFSLGRPLPLHFLRRASKIGEVDVEQHTLAKYLMELTMLDYEMVHFAPSQIAAGAFCLALKILDNGEWTPTLQHYLSYTEESLLPVMQHLAKNIVMVNQGLTKHMAIKNKYATSKHAKISTVAQLNSALVQDLAKAVAKV